In Mycoplasmopsis cynos, the following are encoded in one genomic region:
- a CDS encoding PP2C family protein-serine/threonine phosphatase, with translation MIKIDKISEKGNQRTNNEDRVGYFIKNNIYLGILCDGMGGHKNGDHAANIALEILSMDFMNFFTYTNIEDLKSFIFNSIMNIKNEMKKIAINSPEKKDMGTTLVSFMYNELEKKLIVFYSGDSRCYIYKKNGELLQITRDHNLLNRWIDEGIEQKNIEKNYRVYRYLTSAIGANLETKIDFIVLENNFENPITKILLTSDGIHEFLTNDQIHFILSNKKDTTLQKLNSLVTLSLISESNDNMSAILMEIKNDK, from the coding sequence TTGATTAAGATTGATAAAATCAGTGAAAAAGGAAATCAAAGAACCAACAATGAAGACAGAGTTGGTTATTTTATTAAAAATAACATTTACTTAGGCATTTTATGTGATGGGATGGGTGGCCATAAAAATGGAGATCATGCTGCTAATATTGCATTGGAAATTTTAAGTATGGACTTTATGAATTTTTTTACATACACTAACATTGAAGACTTAAAATCATTCATTTTTAACTCAATTATGAATATTAAAAATGAAATGAAAAAAATCGCTATTAATTCGCCTGAAAAAAAAGATATGGGTACCACATTGGTCTCATTTATGTACAATGAATTAGAAAAAAAATTAATAGTCTTTTATAGCGGCGATTCACGTTGTTATATTTATAAAAAAAATGGTGAATTATTACAAATTACTAGAGATCATAATCTTCTAAATCGTTGAATAGATGAAGGAATTGAACAAAAAAATATTGAAAAAAATTATCGTGTTTATCGTTATTTAACAAGTGCGATTGGCGCAAACCTAGAAACTAAAATTGATTTTATTGTTCTCGAAAATAATTTTGAAAATCCCATAACTAAGATTTTATTAACCTCAGATGGAATTCATGAATTCTTAACAAATGATCAAATTCATTTTATTTTAAGTAATAAAAAAGATACTACCTTACAAAAATTAAATAGTTTGGTTA
- the gmk gene encoding guanylate kinase, producing MKNNMNSQKEPIIILSGPSGVGKGTIERLLFEYEELQLSFSCSATTRKPRNGELNGIHYYFIDTEKFRDKMKNRMFLEFSYHLNNYYGTLYSELDKIHQKNLVPLLEIETNGVKKVLKKFQDEKLKNKYNLITIFLAPPSIDDLRNRILTRGTENNQTLKDRLRKAEIEIADSYIFKYKIINDVPERAAQEIRNILHKELGLD from the coding sequence ATGAAAAATAATATGAATTCTCAAAAAGAGCCTATAATTATTCTATCAGGTCCTAGTGGTGTTGGCAAGGGAACAATCGAAAGGTTGCTTTTTGAATATGAGGAACTTCAACTCTCTTTCTCATGCTCTGCTACAACTAGAAAACCAAGAAATGGTGAATTAAATGGAATTCATTATTATTTTATTGACACTGAAAAATTTAGAGACAAGATGAAGAATCGTATGTTTTTAGAATTTTCTTATCACTTAAATAATTATTATGGAACTTTATATTCTGAATTAGATAAAATCCATCAAAAAAACCTTGTTCCATTATTAGAAATTGAAACAAATGGTGTTAAAAAAGTTCTTAAAAAATTTCAAGATGAAAAATTAAAAAATAAATATAATCTCATTACAATTTTTTTAGCTCCACCTTCAATTGATGATCTTAGAAATAGAATCTTAACAAGAGGGACCGAAAATAATCAAACACTAAAAGATAGATTAAGAAAAGCTGAAATTGAAATTGCTGATTCATATATTTTTAAATACAAAATCATTAACGATGTCCCTGAAAGAGCAGCACAAGAAATTAGAAATATTTTACATAAGGAGTTGGGACTTGATTAA